DNA from Oryzisolibacter sp. LB2S:
CTGCCTTGGCGGCAGGACGGAGATCGGCCCCAACCCATACCAGCCCTCGGTCTTTCGCCTGTGCTCATGGGTGATCGTTACTGGCGACAGCGCGACGTGACCGACGACGCGCCCATGTTCTTCGGCCACGATGGAAAGCGTCAGTTCGTTGGCGGCACGCAAGGCGCGCACGATGAATTGCTCGGTGTGGCTGGTGTGTGGTGCATCAGCGAAGGCGGCGGTCGTGACCGCTTCGATGGCGGCAATGTCGTCGGCGGTTTCGTGTC
Protein-coding regions in this window:
- a CDS encoding GNAT family N-acetyltransferase, with product MWHTLTIQLRHETADDIAAIEAVTTAAFADAPHTSHTEQFIVRALRAANELTLSIVAEEHGRVVGHVALSPVTITHEHRRKTEGWYGLGPISVLPPRQGRGIGSRLMEQALSELRAMQAAGCVLLGDPTYYTRFGFQAHAGLQLPGVPPGYFMALALHGTVPEGIAHYSDAFNAAA